A genome region from Prionailurus viverrinus isolate Anna chromosome A3, UM_Priviv_1.0, whole genome shotgun sequence includes the following:
- the TMEM17 gene encoding transmembrane protein 17, with amino-acid sequence MELPDPVRQRLGNFSRTVFSDSNRTGPEYSEGPDNEMVSSLALQMSLYFNTYFFPLWWVSSIMMLQMKYSVLPDYYKFIVVTVIIIITLIEAIRLYLGYMGNLQEKVPELAGFWLLSLLLQLPLILFLLFNEGLTNLPLEKAIHIIFTLFLTFQVVSAFVTLRKMVNQLATRFHLQDFDRLSAYRGGTRRMRSCIEEI; translated from the exons ATGGAGCTGCCGGATCCGGTCCGCCAGCGGCTGGGAAACTTCAGCCGGACCGTGTTCAGCGACTCCAACCGGACCGGGCCGGAGTACAGCGAGGGTCCTG aTAATGAAATGGTTTCCAGTTTGGCATTGCAGATGTCACTTTATTTTAACACTTACTTTTTCCCACTTTGGTGGGTAAGCAGCATTATGATGCTTCAGATGAAG tatTCAGTCTTGCCTGATTACTACAAATTCATTGTGGTCACTGTTATCATCATAATAACCTTAATTGAAGCTATCAGGTTGTATCTGGGCTACATGGGGAACCTACAGGAAAAG GTTCCTGAATTGGCTGGCTTTTGGCTTTTGAGTCTTCTGTTGCAACTGCCTTTAATTCTATTCTTGCTCTTTAATGAAGGCCTAACGAATCTGCCATTGGAAAAAGCAATACACATCATCTTCACTTTGTTCCTTACTTTCCAAGTTGTTTCAGCCTTTGTTACCCTGAGGAAAATGGTAAATCAGTTGGCAACTCGTTTCCACCTCCAAGACTTTGACCGGCTCTCCGCATACAGAGGAGGCACGAGAAGAATGAGATCCTGTATAGAAGAGATTTGA